In Phycisphaerae bacterium, the genomic stretch CCAGGTGATCTCGTGAATACGGCTGTGCTGTGTTTCCACCGGCGGCTTGGTCGTTCGCGCCCAGTCCTTGAGCAGGACTCGCGAGGACTGGCCGCCGTAAGAAAACGACGCGGGGGGAGCGTTGGCACGAAGGGCTCTTACGAGGGCAACGGCGGCACTGAGCTGAAGGGTTTTGCCGCTCGCGTCGATCAGACGGGCATCGCCCCAATCGCTCTGGTCGTAGGAGATCCCATCGCCGGCGTCGGTTACGATCAGCTCCAGTTGCCGGACGTCAGCAATAGACACCTGAATGTGCTGGGGTGGCTGGCCGTAGCGGCAGACGGGTGTTCGAGCCAGCTCGCGGTTGTCACCCTTGACCACGAACACGGCGCTGGCCTTGTCGCGCCCGCGCGAGGTGTCGTCGTTGTGGTCGATGCCCACGTCGGCGGCGAATGTCTCCATCGGCGATTCGATCTGGAAAACGACGCGACCGTTGGCATGAGTCCCGAGGCCGTCCTTGTAAGTTTTTTCACCGATCCGCAGCGGCGTACGTGTGTGGCAGGAGGCAGCCACCGTCAATGTGCCGTAGTCCTGAACGGCACTGACCATCCACACAGGCAGCGGCAAGTCGGACTGCTCCGACGGCAAGCCGATGCTCGACAGGAAGTGGTTGAAGTCGCCTGATTCATCGGCCAAGGCCAGGGCGTGATGTCCTGCAAGACACGCCAAGGAGACGGCGATCACACGAGTCATCATATGCGGCTCCCTTTCGAAAGCTTGACAATCACCGACGCCCGCGCAGCTTCAGCAGCAGGTGTCCTCTGGTCGGGATTGACGCCTTCACGATCACCTCGTCGCCATCGTGCTGAGCCGGGGCACCTTCGACGTCGATGGGGCCGGCGGGCAGGCCGACCTGGTTAGGCCGGAATCGGATGCTGCGATCCACCGGTTTGTCGTCGAGATTGAAGGCATTGACGACCGCTTCGCCGAGATCGGGCAGGGTGTGGACGTGGATCATCTCGTCGAGGCCGTAGAAGACGCCCTGGGTATAGAACCGCTTGAGAGTCTTATATACCTGCATAGCCTTTTTCTGGGCTTCCCAGACCGGGCCGCCGGCCTTACCGCCGACGCCAAGGTGGCGGCAAGTACTGGCGAACCACCAGAGGACCAAGGCGTTCTCGTTGTCGGGCTTGAGGCTGACGTGGAGGTAGAGCGGGATGCTGTAGGCCAGGTTGTAGTAATACAGGCTAACGGCCCGACGCGAGAGGAGATCGTCCATCGAGTTCCACATGAACTCGTGACCCCAGAGGCAGTCGAAGGAGTGGGGCTGGGCATAGCCGTAGTACGAAGGCGTGTAGTGGATTCCGCTCGGGCCGGTGATGAAGTCGTGCATTTCGATGAGCACGTTGGGGTACTTGGTTTTAACTCGCCGGGTGAGTTCGAGGAGGGCCCGGGCGTGGTCTTCGCGGGTCGAGGGGATCTGGTGGCCGTGGGTCTTGTCGTAACAGGGGCCGGAGAACTGGTTGCTGTCGAACATGAGGAAGGCGGCGCCGTTTCTGCAGACTTCGAGCAAGCGCTGCTCCTTGGTGTCCAGGAAGGCCGGTGAGGAGAGGCAGAGCAGGAAATTGGCGGGCTTGCCGTCCTTGTCGACGACCCGGGCATTGGGGGGACACACGTTGGGGTCGCCGTAGGTTGGCGGCACGCCGGCGAGCGAGCACCACAGGGAGACCGCTTTCAGGCCGTAGTCCTCGCGGATCATTCTGACGAATGAGGCCATTGGCCCAAGGCGATCCGTGTCCCAGATCTGTTCGCTGGACCCGACATCCCAGCCGGGATCGAGGTAGAGCGACTCGCAGCCCAACTCCTTGGCTTTGGCCGCCTCGCCTTTCATCAGATCGAGGCTGTAGAACTCGGCGAGGAGCTTCTTGGTCTGCTGCTTGAACTCCGGTCCGAAGACCTCGGCCGGGGGGTGGTTCTTTAGTCGCTGCTCACAGAGCTCACAGGCCTTGAAGTAGTACTGGTTGTCGTAGAGCTCGTTCCAGTGGATGGGCGGGTTGTAGTCACGGGGTGTACGGCAGCCCTTGGCTTCGAGGTACCCGCGATAGGCGTAGAAGGCCTGCTGCCAGTCACCGATGACGGCCTGGAGTCGGGTTTCGCCGAAGCGGTAGGACTTGCCCGGTTCGAGGCGGGCGGCGGGTTCGGGATGTCCGTGTTTCCACCGGCCGGCGCCGCCGAATCGCAGGATGGTGTCGGTGCCGCGTTTTTCTGGTTCCATCAACGACCATTCCATGGAATGGGGGTTGTACTTAGCAAGGAGGAAGCTGGCCGAGCCGTGGCTCCATACCCAGCCTTCGGCGCCCCAGATGGGCGTGGGCGTTGGTGGTTCGGCCCAGCCGCCGTAGGTGATGCCGTGCTCGGCCACCTCGCGCAAGGGGAACTCCTGCATCTGGCCGTTGGTTTCGCGTCGATAGGGGATGGGGCAGAAGCGGATCTCGACGTCGGGCGACCAGGTTTCGCCTGCGCGGAGGAGTTTGGCGAAGCCGCACTTGAAGTCGGCGGTGGCCAGGGGGTTGTCGGTGGCATTGGTGACAGTGAGGTTCTCGAGGATCACGCCCGGCTGGTTAGCGGGTGCGGTGAAGGCCTGCTCGATCTGGAGTGGGCCGAGTTGGCCCTTGAGAGTGACAGACTGGCTGCCGTCGTCGGATCTTGCGATGTCGGGGCTGCCGATCAGGATGGGGAACGCACCGCCGGGCCAGGAATAGTCCCGGTCGGCATAGACGATGCCGTTTTGCACGTTGCGGAGCGAACGCGGGTTGAGGCCGGGCCTAGTTTCGACGGTCAGCTGCAATGGGTCGTTGGTGAGCACCGCTCGTCCTTGACCGGCATCCCAGGTGACGGTCGGTTCGGCGAGAGCCGGCGTGGTCGACGTGAACACCAGCAGCAGCACGGCCCGGCAGCAGATCCATGAAGGCGTCATTGTCTCTCCTCCTATCGCAGTTGAGGCCACGGGTAATCCCACAACGCCGTCGTGGGCCTCATGGCTGGCGACGATAGGTGAACAGCAGCGCGGTCTGCGGGTTCGCCGCGGTCACTTTCAGTCCGGTTTCGAGCAGCTCCTGGCCCTTGATCGCGCGCGGTTCGGCGCCGTCGATATCCTGGAACACGTAGCGGGCCTCAGGATCGAGTCCACGGAGCTTAAGGGCGATGGACGAATCCGGGCATGTTTTCCTGCGGAAGGCATGCACGACGCCCTCGCCGGCGTCGGGCAGGTCGAACTGGTACGCGGCCCACGCGTTGGCGTCCTTGCTGTAGGGCATCAGTGGCCAGTAGTCGCCGAGGTAGCACTTCTGGACCTGTTTGACCTGCCTGCGGATCTTGCGGGTCAGATCGTAATCCCAATCTGGTTTCCGGGTATCGATGCCGATGCCGACGATCGGCCCCATCATGACGCTGCGAGCCCAATACAGATCGATGTGCTCGAATCCGGAGCCGTGATAGGGCATCCAGAGACTGATGCCGTGGATGTGGTTCTGCTGGCTGAGCACGTCATAGTTGGGATCTTTGGGGTTGCCGGCGTAATCGCTTCGCAGGATCGGCACGGCCCGGCGAAGCGTTTCGAGATCGTTGCGCCGGCCTCCGGACGCGCACGAGTCGATCCACAGTTTCGGATGCCGCTTGATCAACTCGTCCCAGAAGGCCAGATAACCTTCGACGTGCCGGATTTCCTCGATGCCCTGCCGATCCTCGGCGTCGGCGGCTCGCCAGTACAGCAGCGGGTCGATATTGAAGTCCTGCCGGTAGAAGTCGATGCCCTCGGAGGTGAGGAGTTGATCGACGCGATCGGTGATCCACAGGCGGAAGTACGGATCGCCGATCTTCATCAGTCCCCCGCCGGGGCCGCCGTAACACCATCCCGGGTGGTTCTGAGTCAGCCAGGTACCGGCGGCCGCCCTTTCGGGCTCGAACCAGACGATCTGTTTGACGCCGTGGGCATGATGCCAGTCGCTGGCCTGCCGGAGGCCCTTGGGCCAACGGGTCCTGTCGACTTCCCAGGTACCCACGTTCCACCAGCCGTCGCCACAGGGATACCAGCCGGCGTCCTGGTTCCAGTAGTCAGGAAGGAGGTCTTCCCTGGCGTAGCTCTCGAAGAACTGCAGTTCGGTGGCGGCGTCGGTCTTGAGGCCGGGATAGGAGTTGCCCGTGCAGCCGTAGATGAATGGCTGGAGTACCTTGCCGTCGTGCCGGGGCACGTTGCATTCCATCATCCATGACCGCCAGACGTTCTGCGATCGGATCCAATCGCCCTTGTAGAACTGCAGGACGGCCATCGGGCTACGGACTTCCTCGCCGGGGTGCAAGCGGAAGGAGGTCGCCTCCTGGCCGCCGGTGACGCGGAGGCTGTTGCCGTGGTCGCGGGTAAACTGCGCGGCCCACTGGCCGGACCAGCCGATGACCGCGATCACGCCGCTGTTCCTGCCTGTCTCGATATTGAAATAGGGCAGATGCGTATTGGTCGGGCGGCCGCCGGCGGTGTTGACGCGTTGGGCGGCTTTCGGCCCCAGCCGGACTTCGAGCGGCTCGTAGTCGTTGGGCTGACAGGGGCTACCCACGGCGTAGTGCAGCAGGAACTCGCCGTCCTCACCGCGCTCGAAGCGGGAATCGAGCGGGAGGATCCCCTCGATGATCGGCGTGTCGGCCGAGCCGGTGTTCTTGAAGGCAAGCGTCCATTCGACGGTTGGAAAACTGGCGTACTCTGTGATGCTGTGGCGTGCGACCAGACCGGTCTTCGGATCGGTGTAAGAGCGGACGCGGGTGGTTTTCCCGGGATCCGACGTGTCGCGATCTTCCCTGAAGGTCCAGGTGGGCAGCAACTGGTCGGAATGTTGCTGGCCGTAGGTGAAGGAGAAGGGCGGCACGGTACCGAGACGTTCGGCGGTCAGAGCGTCATACAGGGGGAGATCGGCGATGTAGACTTCCTTGCCGTCGGCCAGTGTGACCTTGGGGTCGCCCCAGACGCCTTGGTCGCTGCTGAGACCGTCGCCGGCGCATCCCACCGAGAGGATGAACTCCTGGGCCCCGTCCAGCTCCGCGGTGACGAACTTGCCCGCTTCGCCGCGGTGCATGACCGGAGACGAGACAAGCCGCTTCTCGCCGACGTCGACAGAGAAGATGACGCTACCGCCCTGGGAAGCGGCGTTGGTGAGAATACCGACCACCGCCGCGAAGGATCTAGCCGGTCCGGGCAGACACACTCGCACGCGGCCGGGGGCGTGGCAGAAGAGGCCGTGTTCGAACTTCTGGTCGGCGATCTGCATGGGCAGGGTGGGAAGCTGGTTGCAGAACGTTGGGCCCAGACTGGTCCAGGCGGTCAGGCCGGGCTGGGACCGCTTCGCTGATTCAGGCGCCGGCGACAGTCCAGACGATTGGGCGGGGAGGTGGGCGCGTACCCAAGCGTCGCGCTGGGCCATTTCCTCAACAGTGGGCCGTATTGCCCATGCATGGGAAACAAAGACGCCTGCGACGCAGAGGAGCGTAGCGATTCTCGAGCAACGGGGAGCCAACATATTGAGCCTCCTTCAGGAACTTTTAACCCCCTGGGTCAAGGTCGACGTTGATAGCGGTAGATCAGGGCTGCCGGCTGACTGGAGGCGGTGACCTTGAGGCCATTTTCGAGCAGGTCCATGCCCGGCATCTGTTGGGGTTCGCCGCCGTCGAAGTTGGTGAGATCGTAGCGGGCCTCGGGATCGAGTCCGCGGAGCTTGAGCGTCGTTGATGGTTCCGGGCATGCCTCTCTGCGGAAAGCCTGCACGATCCCTCCGCCGGATTCGGGCCTATCGAATTGCCAGGCGATCCAGGCGGTCTTCTCGAGGCTGTACGCCGTCAGGGGGTAGAAGTCGGCCAGCAGGTACGGCTCGACCTTGCGGAACTCGGCGATCATCTTGTGGAGCAGCGCGTAGTCGAGGTCGGTTTTGCGGGTATCCCACCCGACGCGTGACGCGGGGAAGATACAGCTTCGGAACCAGTATGGATCGCTGGTTCCCTGCCCGGACCCGTGGTACGGAATCCACAGCGAGAGGCCGTAGGTTTGGCACTGCTGGGTAATCGTGTCGCCGTAAGCGTCGCTTCGCAGGAGAGGCACGCTTCGCCGGAGGGTTTCGAGATCGTTGCGCCGGCCGCCGCTTGCGCAGGAATCCAGCCAGAGTCTAGGATGACGACGGAGCAACTCGTCCCAGTAGGCCAGGTAGCCGACGACGTGCTTGATCTCGGTGACGCCCTGGCGGTCCTCGGAATCGTTGCCGCGCCAGAAGCCGAGCGGGTCGATGTTGAAGTCCTGGCGATAGACATCGACGCCTTCGCTGACGATGAGGCTGTCAATGCGTTCGACGACCCACTTCCAGGCCTCGGGTTTGCCGAGATTGACGAGCCCCCCGCCTTTACCGCCGAGCACCCAGTCGGGGTGGTTCTCGGCCATCCAAGTTCCCGCCCAGGCCCGCTCGGGCTCAAACCAGAGCACGAACTGCATGCCGTTGGCCCGGGCATGATCGGAGACTTCCCGTATGCCGTTCGGGAACCGTGTCTTGTCGACCTCCCAAGTGCCGGTGGTTTCGAACCAGTTGCCTTTGCCCGGGTACCAGCCAGCGTCGATGAAGTAGAAATCCAGGTCAATCTTCTCGCGGATGTAGCCGTTCAGTACCGCGAGCTCGCTTGCCGCGTCAGGGTGGAGATCGACGCTCCAGCAGGCGCCGTAGTGTGTCGGGACGGGTTTGTCGTCTGGCCGGGGGATGTTGTGGGCGACCATCCAGTTTCGCCAGAGGTTCTGTCCGCGCATCCAGTCGCCCTGGTAGAATTGGAGGACCACGAGCGGAGAGCGGAGCTGTTCGCCGGGCTGGAGTTTGAAGTGGGTCAGTTCCTGACCCGCGCGGATCCGTAGAGCGGTTTGGCCTTGGCGATCGAACTGAGCGAGCCACTGGCCCGGCCAGCCGACGGCCACCATGAATCCGCCGCCTGGCGTGGCGACATTCCAGAACGGGAACTGGCCGTTGGTAGGCCGGCCGCCGCCTGGAGCCATACGCTTGGTGAAGCCCGGCCCCATGGTCTCGGCGTAGGGTTGGTAGCTGTCGGCCGCACACGTATCGCCCTTGATCGAATGAAGGGTGAATTCGCCGTCGCCGGAGCGAATGAAGCTCGCGTCAAGAGCCTGGATATTCTCCAGGATGGGGGAGTCGGCGGCGCCGGTGTTCTTGAAGGTCAGGACCCACTCGATGATCGGAAAGTCGCGGTACTCGACGGTCCGGCAGGTGAGCACCAGTCCTGTGGCCGCGTCGGTGTAGGTGATGGTGCGTTCGGTCCTGGCGTGGTCGAGTATGGTGGAGCGACGTTCGGCTTTCCAGGACTTGATGCACTCGGCCGCTGGCTTGCCGGCACAGGTGAAGGAGAACGGGGGCTCGGCCGATGGGATCTTCTCTCCATTGCCGAAGTGGGCAACGGCCCACTCGCGAGCGCGGGCGAGTTCGCCAGGGGTCACTTTCACCGCCCAACAGGGCGGCGGTGCAGACACAAGCACTGCAATCGACGCCAGAACCGCTGCTGAACGCGTGTGCATGACCTCATTCCTTTCCGTTGCCTGGGCGCGGGATCCGCCGAAGCAGCCGGCCGAGGCTTCGGCGAACGGTGGCCGTTGCGGTCCCGAGCACCCGGAGATCAGCGCCGGCCGTCCTGATCCGGGGAGGGACAGACATCAGTCATCTTACAACTTATAGCGCCGGAGTCGATGGACGGACGCACCGGCCCGCCGTTTTCTCGGACGCATGCGCAGGAGGAGATCGCCGGTGCCCTGTCGACCGGAAGCGGTAGACAGACACAACTTCATAATAACCAATATGTTAAAGACATCCAGGGCGACGGGGTGTCAGCCGTAGTCTGGTCTTCTTCCCGGGGAGCGTATGGGAGTTGCACACGGGATGGTTACCGCGTCGAGGAGGACGGGGAACGCGGTGTGTGTGGGATGCCACTTGCTAGGGATTGGCGGTGAGTGGCAGCAGGTTCATGACGCAGCCACCTCCTGGATCGAGCCGGACACGAATCGGATGGACGTCTTTCACCCTTCTTGATTCGATCTGAACACCGTGGGCTGCGGTTAGCTCGTCCCGATAGATCGCTGCGTGGTATCGATCGCCGCCCAGAAATCCAAGGGGGATTTCGATCTCCCGTGCCTCCCGATTCGTCATGGCTCCGATCCACCAGCCGCTACCGGATCTGCGGGCTACCACGACATACTCGCCTGGCGCACCGGCCAAGCCTATGGTGTCGTCCCAAGTGGTAGGGATACGGGCCAGTACCGGCGTCAGCGGGTGGCCGCGATAGGCCGACGGGTAGTCTGCGACCATGGGCAGGTGGTTTTGGAATACCACGTAGCTGGCCAGTGTTCGGCAGGGTGTACCCATGATCAGCGGGGCCGCGTTGCGCGGCTTGAAGTTGGCGACCGGCACGGTGCGGAATGAACCCTGGTGGAAATCGAGCGGACCGGCCAACATGCGGGTGAACGGGACCATGACCTCATGCTCAGGAAGCACGCCGACCTTGTCCCACTTGTCGTATTCCAGACTGAGGACCGCCTCGCTGGTGAGCAGGTTGGGGAAGGTACGTTCCAGACCGGTTGGCTTGGACACGCCGTGAAGAGTGACGGTCAACTGGTTCTCGGCTGCCAGTTTGAGCAGATCGTGCAGGAACCGCACCATCTGCTGGTCGTCGCGATCCATGAAATCGACCATGACGCCCTCAATGCCCCACTCACGATAGAGGGGGAAAGCGTGGGTCATGTGATTGCGGGCGGCCATCCAGTGCATCCACAAGCGGATTCGCACGCCCTTGTGCTTGGCGTGGCGCAGGATTTCAGGAATATCGAGTCCATCCACGGCTTTGGTCGGGTCTGCGCCCTGATAACCGATGGGGCCACCGTACCAAGCCAGATCATTCCGGCCATCAAGCGAGTGGCAGGGGATTCCCGCCTCGGCGCAGAAGTCGATGTAGTACTTGGCGGTCGCGGTGTTCAGATCACACTTGAAAGGGAGGTTCTCTTCATAGAAACCGTTCCACCAGGGAAACGTCGTCTTTCCCGATTTGATCCAGGAGGTCTCCTTGATTGCGCAGGGGGCGTTGAGGTTGAGCAGCAGGTCCGACCCGATCAGTTTCTCGGGCTTATCGGCAATCAGGACCACTCGCCAAGGGGAATCGTGGGGCAGGGTGGCCCGCACCGCGACCTTGGGCTCTTCCGGCAACGGAGAAAGGCGACTGACCAGTGCCGCGCCGGTGCCGGACTGCCGGGCCAAGTACATTCCGGCGTAATCGGTGAGATTGGCCTCGGTGACCGCGGCCCATGCGGTTCCCGGCACCTCGACCAAGAGTGGAAGGCCCAGCAGCCAATCGGCGGGCAATTCGGCGACGAGCTTGCGCTGATAGCGCTTCTCGTACGGCGTCGTAAAGCTGTTCAGCGGGAGGGCGAATGCGATCGTGCCCTCTGGGAAGGCGACTCCGGTGCGTTCGCTCGCAACCACGAGGGAGTCGCAGCCTTGCTGGCGTGGGAAACGATAGCGAAGCGCGGCACCCTCGTCGTACGCGCGCACAACGAGTTCCCACTTCCGGACGGGTTCTCTGCGTTCATGCAACGAGATCACCGTCTCGAAACCGTGATCCACAACCCGACTTCGCTTGCCGGGATGCTGGCGGTACTCGGTATCGATGGTTGTCGTCCGCGCGCCTTCGATCACGGAATCCGATCCGAGCCTCGTGCCGTCGGCGAGGTCAATCTGCAATGGAGAGTCGACAATCACCGGACGTTCTTTGAACGTCACCCGATATCGAGGCACCGCCCCACCTTGGCCAGCCGTATGGAGCGAGATTTGCACGTGAACATGGCCACCGGGCGAGGTCACGGTCACAGGTTTGACCGCATCGGCTCTCGCCCTGGCGGACACCATTGCGAAGCCGAGCCCCACAAGAACGAACCCCGAAGAGAGGAAGATACGGTGCATGGATCATTCTCCGCAAACTAACTCTCCGTCGCACAGAAACCGGCCAGGGCCACCCACTGGGCGACCCGGATACACTCCGGGCGAAGCGACAGGTCCCACCGGCCATCCTGCTCAGCACGGGTGAGCTGCCGCTGGTTCAACAGATTTCGCAGGCTCCAGCGGAGGGTCTTGCGGCGATGGTTGAAGCAGCCGTGGACCAGCCGGTTCAGTTCGTTTTGGACCGCCGGGGAGATGGGCGCATCCGAATGACGGTCGATCCGCAGCATGGCCGAGTCGACCTCCGGCACCGGCCAGAAGGCCTCGGGGGGGACGTTCGCCACCCGCTCGGTCGTGGCCAAGGCTTGGGTCCTGATACTGACCGGCCCGTAATCCTTGGTGCAGGGGGCGGCCAAGAAGCGGTTGGCGACTTCGGCCTGAACAGTGAAACAGAGGGGCGAGACTGAGAGCTCGTGCAGCAGGAGGTTGATAATCAGGGGTGTGGCGACCTGGTAGGGCAGATTGGCGACCAAGGCGATTCTCCCGCCGAGGATCTGGTGCCTAGCGGCGAGTTCTTTGCCCACGGCCGGTGCGATGCGGTTCTTGCTTTCGAGGACGTCGGTATGGATCAGCGTGAAGCGGTCGCTTGGACCGATCACTTGGCGGCAGACTGCCTGGAGAGTGTTGTCGATTTCGACGGCGACCACATGGCCCGCGAGGGCCACGAGTTCCTGGGTCAGCGAGCCGGTTCCCGGGCCGACCTCGAGCACCACGTCGTCGGAGCGGATGCCGGCCGCTGCGACGAGCTTCCGCATCAGGTTTCCGTCGATCAGGAAGTGCTGGCCGAACCGTTTGAGCGGCCGGATGCCTGCGGTGGTCAGGAGGGCCTGGATCTGATGTTTGGTCTGGGCCACGGGGCCACAGGCTACGGCGGTTTCGATGGAGGGACAAGCGGCTGGCGATTCGGGCAGGGCTCATGGTCGCTCAGGGCGTGCAGCGAACCTCCGGCTCGCGAGAACGGCGGTACTCGCGGGTCAGCGTTGTGTCAGCGAACAGCCGATTGAACAGCGGCATCCGAACCCGGTGGCTGAACAGTCGGCAGAAAAGACAGATGGTTGCGGGTGCGTAAGCCAGCCGGTCACAGATCCGTGGTCGAACCGAGGTCCTTCCAGGTGACGACCGAGGGCTCGTAGACGTTTTTC encodes the following:
- a CDS encoding NPCBM/NEW2 domain-containing protein, whose amino-acid sequence is MAQRDAWVRAHLPAQSSGLSPAPESAKRSQPGLTAWTSLGPTFCNQLPTLPMQIADQKFEHGLFCHAPGRVRVCLPGPARSFAAVVGILTNAASQGGSVIFSVDVGEKRLVSSPVMHRGEAGKFVTAELDGAQEFILSVGCAGDGLSSDQGVWGDPKVTLADGKEVYIADLPLYDALTAERLGTVPPFSFTYGQQHSDQLLPTWTFREDRDTSDPGKTTRVRSYTDPKTGLVARHSITEYASFPTVEWTLAFKNTGSADTPIIEGILPLDSRFERGEDGEFLLHYAVGSPCQPNDYEPLEVRLGPKAAQRVNTAGGRPTNTHLPYFNIETGRNSGVIAVIGWSGQWAAQFTRDHGNSLRVTGGQEATSFRLHPGEEVRSPMAVLQFYKGDWIRSQNVWRSWMMECNVPRHDGKVLQPFIYGCTGNSYPGLKTDAATELQFFESYAREDLLPDYWNQDAGWYPCGDGWWNVGTWEVDRTRWPKGLRQASDWHHAHGVKQIVWFEPERAAAGTWLTQNHPGWCYGGPGGGLMKIGDPYFRLWITDRVDQLLTSEGIDFYRQDFNIDPLLYWRAADAEDRQGIEEIRHVEGYLAFWDELIKRHPKLWIDSCASGGRRNDLETLRRAVPILRSDYAGNPKDPNYDVLSQQNHIHGISLWMPYHGSGFEHIDLYWARSVMMGPIVGIGIDTRKPDWDYDLTRKIRRQVKQVQKCYLGDYWPLMPYSKDANAWAAYQFDLPDAGEGVVHAFRRKTCPDSSIALKLRGLDPEARYVFQDIDGAEPRAIKGQELLETGLKVTAANPQTALLFTYRRQP
- a CDS encoding alpha-galactosidase, yielding MHTRSAAVLASIAVLVSAPPPCWAVKVTPGELARAREWAVAHFGNGEKIPSAEPPFSFTCAGKPAAECIKSWKAERRSTILDHARTERTITYTDAATGLVLTCRTVEYRDFPIIEWVLTFKNTGAADSPILENIQALDASFIRSGDGEFTLHSIKGDTCAADSYQPYAETMGPGFTKRMAPGGGRPTNGQFPFWNVATPGGGFMVAVGWPGQWLAQFDRQGQTALRIRAGQELTHFKLQPGEQLRSPLVVLQFYQGDWMRGQNLWRNWMVAHNIPRPDDKPVPTHYGACWSVDLHPDAASELAVLNGYIREKIDLDFYFIDAGWYPGKGNWFETTGTWEVDKTRFPNGIREVSDHARANGMQFVLWFEPERAWAGTWMAENHPDWVLGGKGGGLVNLGKPEAWKWVVERIDSLIVSEGVDVYRQDFNIDPLGFWRGNDSEDRQGVTEIKHVVGYLAYWDELLRRHPRLWLDSCASGGRRNDLETLRRSVPLLRSDAYGDTITQQCQTYGLSLWIPYHGSGQGTSDPYWFRSCIFPASRVGWDTRKTDLDYALLHKMIAEFRKVEPYLLADFYPLTAYSLEKTAWIAWQFDRPESGGGIVQAFRREACPEPSTTLKLRGLDPEARYDLTNFDGGEPQQMPGMDLLENGLKVTASSQPAALIYRYQRRP
- a CDS encoding glycoside hydrolase family 97 protein; the encoded protein is MHRIFLSSGFVLVGLGFAMVSARARADAVKPVTVTSPGGHVHVQISLHTAGQGGAVPRYRVTFKERPVIVDSPLQIDLADGTRLGSDSVIEGARTTTIDTEYRQHPGKRSRVVDHGFETVISLHERREPVRKWELVVRAYDEGAALRYRFPRQQGCDSLVVASERTGVAFPEGTIAFALPLNSFTTPYEKRYQRKLVAELPADWLLGLPLLVEVPGTAWAAVTEANLTDYAGMYLARQSGTGAALVSRLSPLPEEPKVAVRATLPHDSPWRVVLIADKPEKLIGSDLLLNLNAPCAIKETSWIKSGKTTFPWWNGFYEENLPFKCDLNTATAKYYIDFCAEAGIPCHSLDGRNDLAWYGGPIGYQGADPTKAVDGLDIPEILRHAKHKGVRIRLWMHWMAARNHMTHAFPLYREWGIEGVMVDFMDRDDQQMVRFLHDLLKLAAENQLTVTLHGVSKPTGLERTFPNLLTSEAVLSLEYDKWDKVGVLPEHEVMVPFTRMLAGPLDFHQGSFRTVPVANFKPRNAAPLIMGTPCRTLASYVVFQNHLPMVADYPSAYRGHPLTPVLARIPTTWDDTIGLAGAPGEYVVVARRSGSGWWIGAMTNREAREIEIPLGFLGGDRYHAAIYRDELTAAHGVQIESRRVKDVHPIRVRLDPGGGCVMNLLPLTANP
- the rsmA gene encoding ribosomal RNA small subunit methyltransferase A; this encodes MAQTKHQIQALLTTAGIRPLKRFGQHFLIDGNLMRKLVAAAGIRSDDVVLEVGPGTGSLTQELVALAGHVVAVEIDNTLQAVCRQVIGPSDRFTLIHTDVLESKNRIAPAVGKELAARHQILGGRIALVANLPYQVATPLIINLLLHELSVSPLCFTVQAEVANRFLAAPCTKDYGPVSIRTQALATTERVANVPPEAFWPVPEVDSAMLRIDRHSDAPISPAVQNELNRLVHGCFNHRRKTLRWSLRNLLNQRQLTRAEQDGRWDLSLRPECIRVAQWVALAGFCATES